CAGCGTCAACTGGCGTTTGCGTTCGCGGAGTCCGATTGGGGGATTCTCAAGGTCGTTCATTTGCGGCCCAATGTGGCTGCCAAAGAGCCACTTGCCAAGATTACACTGAGTGCGATATATATAATTACACTGAGTGCAATTTTTTGGAGCTTAGAATGACATCCAAGGTTTGGTTCATCACCGGGGCATCACGTGGCTTTGGCCGTGTCTGGACGGAGGCGGCCCTGAAACGCGGCGACAGAGTCGCCGCCACCGCGCGAAATCCTGAAACGCTCGGCGAACTCGTCTCGGCTTATGGTGACGCCATCCTAGCCTTGCCGCTTGACGTGACGGATCGCGATGCCGTGTTCGTAGCCGTCGAACAAGCGCACCGGCATTTCGGACGCCTCGACGTCATTTTGAGTAATGCGGGCTACGGTTATATGGGTGCCATAGAGGAGCTGGAGCCAGCGCAAGGCAAAGCCAATTTCGACACGAATGTTTTCGGGACACTCTCGGTCGTTCAGGCGGCGTTACCGATCTTGCGGGCGCAGGGCAGCGGACACATTCTGACGGTCTCCAGCATAGGGGGCGTCATCGGTTTTCCGACCGGTGGGACCTACACCGCGACCAAATTTGCCGTCGAAGCCTTATCGGAAGCACTCGCGGCCGAAGTGGCTCCGTTCGGCATCAAAGTCACCATCATAGAGCCCGGCAGTTTCAGCACCGAGTTTCGCTCAGCAATGCAATCCGCGCCGGTCATCGACGCTTACAATCCCGTGCGTCAGGCCATTCGCGCTGCATTCAAACCCGAGGATTCCGGCGATCCGGCCGCGACGGCCGCGGCGATCTTCGAAGCGGTGGATGCAGATGAGGCGCCGCTTCGCTTGGTGTTGGGCTCGACGACGATCGCAAAGTTCAAGGCGGTCTACCAGGCGCGCCTGAGCAACTGGGAAAAATGGGAAGCCGTCTCGAACGCAGCTCAGGGCAGTCCTCGCGTTTAAAGCCCTCAGGCGTAAGGCGTGCCCGCCATCGCGGCTTTCACGCCGATGCTTCCCTTATCGACGATCGCGAGAAAAGCAGCTTTCGCCTTTTCTGAATCTCGCGTCTGTTGAAAGGTCCGGTGTGCCTGGAGGAAGGCCACGGTCCATGTCGCCAGGAGGAGGTTGGCCGCGAGACAGGCGTCGGGATCGGTGGGGTCTCGCCCGGTGCATTCGGCGAGCGCCACCGTCATGACTTGTGCGAGTTCGTCACGAATTGCCCTCGCTCGAGCCTTGAGGGTTTCGCTGTCCTCAACCGTCTCTATGAAGCTCTGGCTCCTCGCGGAAAACTCAACGGCAGGGTTTCGCTCCGCAACCAGCCGATGCGCAAGCAGGCGCAAGGCTTCGATCGGCGCGACCCCGGGATCGCGCTGCCGCAAAGCGTCGCGCAGGACCTCGCGACCCTCTTCGTCGCGATCGAAGAACATGTCCTCCTTGCGAGGAAAATGATTGAACACGGTCATCCGCCCGACGTCGGCGGCGGCGGCGATCTCGTCCACCGTCACCTGATCGAAGCCTCGCTTGATGAAGAGGAGTGTGGCGGCATCGGAGATGTTTTGTCGCGTGGCGAGGCGCTTACGCGTTCGGCGATCCGGCGTCGGCAAGCTTTTAAAACCTATTATATACTGAGTATATAAAATGATTCAGTATATCTTATTCTCAAGTACATGATGGGACCGGATAGATGGAAAAGCAAGCCGATAGTGCTGTGGCTATGCCAAACCAAAGTGTCCTCGTTTTGGGGGCAAGTTTCGCCGGACTGACGACCGCGTATTGGCTGAGCGGGCTCGGCTACCAGGTCACGGTGGTTGAGATTGCGAAAGATCTCAAAAAAGGCGGCACGCCCGTTAACATCGGCGAGAAAGCTAAGGACATCCTGAAGCGAATGGACCTGTTTAAGCAGGTTCAAGCAAACCGTCTGGAGTCGGAAGGGGTTGAATTCAAAAACTCCGATGATGTCACGGAGGGGGTGATGCGGCAGCAACCGGATGCCACACGCGCCGACGATGACTGGGAGATCGAACGCGACACACTTCTGGATATTATCTTCGGTTCCGTAAAGGACGATGTGGAGTTCGTTTTCGGCAACAGCATCGCAACTTTGGAAGAAACGGAAAACACTATCCATGTTTCTTTCAAAGACGGCTCGCAGCGCCAGTTTGCTTTGGTATTCGGCTGCGACGGCAACCATTCACTCGTCAGAAAATTGCAGTTCGGAGACGAAGCTGAATACACACATTTTCTTGGTCAGTATTTCTCCATAACGATCATTGACAAGCTGTTGATAAGAGAAAACACGACGCAGATGTATAATGTGCCGGGTAAAGCGGTGATGCTGAATGCCTACAATAACAAGACAGACATCGTACTTTGCTTCTCATCCGAGAAAGAGATTCCCTACGATTATCGCGACGAGGAGCAACAACGAAAGATCATTTCCGAGCAGTTCGCCGGACAGGGCTGGAGAACGCCGGAATTGTTGGAAGAAGTAAGCAAGTCGAAGACGTTCTATTTCGACAAAATAAATCAGATAAAAATGCCGTCATGGACAAAAGGCAGAGTGGCGCTCGTAGGCGATGCCGCTTACTGCGCCTCTCCTGCTGCGGGCATGGGTGGGTCGTTGGCAATCATTGGCGCTGGCGCGCTGGCCGACGCGTTTGAAAAGAACCAGGGCAACTTCGAACTGGCCTTCTGGGATTACAACGAAAGTTTCCGTCCATTTGTCGAAGCCGTGCAAGCGAAGGCCGTAAATACCCTGGACCTGCTGATTCCGAAAACGGACGAAGCTATCCGCAAGAGAAACACGCAGCCGAATCCTTGGTAAGCCCATGAAAGCCGCGCAATTCAGTCGGTTCGGCGGTCCCGAGGTCCTCGAGATTGTCGATCTTCCCGACCCGCATCCCGGTCCCGGACAGATTCGAGTTGTCGTGCACGCGGCGGGCATCAATGCGACCGATTGCAAGCTACGCAGCGGCCTTTTGAGCTTCGGCGCCGGACTGCCGCAAACGACGGGGCGCGACGTGGCGGGCATCGTCGATGAGCTCGGAGAAGGTGTTACAGATGTCGCTGTCGGCGACCGGGTCTTCGGCGTCTCCGACGATGGCGCCGGAGCCGCCGAATTGGCGCTGCTGACCTATCGGGCGCCGATTCCACCGCCGCT
This Methylovirgula sp. DNA region includes the following protein-coding sequences:
- a CDS encoding SDR family NAD(P)-dependent oxidoreductase — encoded protein: MTSKVWFITGASRGFGRVWTEAALKRGDRVAATARNPETLGELVSAYGDAILALPLDVTDRDAVFVAVEQAHRHFGRLDVILSNAGYGYMGAIEELEPAQGKANFDTNVFGTLSVVQAALPILRAQGSGHILTVSSIGGVIGFPTGGTYTATKFAVEALSEALAAEVAPFGIKVTIIEPGSFSTEFRSAMQSAPVIDAYNPVRQAIRAAFKPEDSGDPAATAAAIFEAVDADEAPLRLVLGSTTIAKFKAVYQARLSNWEKWEAVSNAAQGSPRV
- a CDS encoding TetR/AcrR family transcriptional regulator; the encoded protein is MPTPDRRTRKRLATRQNISDAATLLFIKRGFDQVTVDEIAAAADVGRMTVFNHFPRKEDMFFDRDEEGREVLRDALRQRDPGVAPIEALRLLAHRLVAERNPAVEFSARSQSFIETVEDSETLKARARAIRDELAQVMTVALAECTGRDPTDPDACLAANLLLATWTVAFLQAHRTFQQTRDSEKAKAAFLAIVDKGSIGVKAAMAGTPYA
- a CDS encoding FAD-dependent monooxygenase; this translates as MEKQADSAVAMPNQSVLVLGASFAGLTTAYWLSGLGYQVTVVEIAKDLKKGGTPVNIGEKAKDILKRMDLFKQVQANRLESEGVEFKNSDDVTEGVMRQQPDATRADDDWEIERDTLLDIIFGSVKDDVEFVFGNSIATLEETENTIHVSFKDGSQRQFALVFGCDGNHSLVRKLQFGDEAEYTHFLGQYFSITIIDKLLIRENTTQMYNVPGKAVMLNAYNNKTDIVLCFSSEKEIPYDYRDEEQQRKIISEQFAGQGWRTPELLEEVSKSKTFYFDKINQIKMPSWTKGRVALVGDAAYCASPAAGMGGSLAIIGAGALADAFEKNQGNFELAFWDYNESFRPFVEAVQAKAVNTLDLLIPKTDEAIRKRNTQPNPW